Genomic window (Rhododendron vialii isolate Sample 1 chromosome 4a, ASM3025357v1):
TGACTTCATGACCTATGATAGGCCAAGCTTTCCTAAAGAACTCAGCATTGTAGCCATCAGGACCAGGGGCTTTGGAAGGATTGAGAGACCATAATGTATTCTTGATTTCAAGGTCAGTAACCTCCCCTATCATAGCCAACTTTTGACTTTCAGTAAGTCTCTTGTTGACTAACTGTTGAATCCTAGGAAGAGACCCTGATAAGGAGATGAATGAGTTGTTCCCAACAGATTGGTGTAAAAGTTGACAAAACTACTCTTAATAGTCTTAAGGTCATGAGTGAGAGACCCATCATCCAAAACTAGACTAGTAAGCTTACTTCTATTTCTGGAATTGCTCAGACTTAAAGAAATAAGAGGTACACTGATCCCCCAATTTCAGCCATTGGATTCTGGATTTCTGCTTAGCTAGGCTCTCCTTAGCCCTAAGCAATGTGAGAAATTGCTTATGAACAACCTTCTCCTGACTTATAATGGATAAATTGGTAGGATGAGCAACTAGGTCTTGCTGCAGGGATTGAAGAAGTCGCCTAACGTCAGCAACCCTCTTAGAAATATCACTAAAGTCTCTAGTATTAATCTGCTTAAGCTCAGTTTGTAACAACTTAAGCTTCTCACAGACACAGAACATAGGATTCCCAATGATCACCCTCCTCCAAACTCTTTGTATCACAGGTAAAAATTAGGGGTGATCAGCTAAGAAATCAAAAAACTTGAAAGGTTTGTTAGATTTCTTAGGATTAGGAATCATGTAGGCAATAGCTGGAGAATGATCAGAAATTCCAGGGGTGAGAAAATGTGCAGAAGAAGAGCTGTAAGCCTTCATCCAATGTTCATTGACTAATACTGTATCTAGCTTAGTACTAACAAAATGTGCAGAGTCTTGCCGATTGGTCCAAGTGAGAAAACAACCAGAAAATCTAAGATCATCCAGTTCTAAGGCATAAAGGCACCGATTGAACTCATTCATATGGGGGGGCCAATTAGTAATGCCCCCTACTTTTTCATTAGGGAACCTAATGGCATTAAAGTCCCCAAGCACAATCCAAGGGGATGAGGAATTAAGCTGTTGGAGGCTAGACCAAAGTGTCTGCCTGGACAGATAACTGTTACCTCCATACACAAAAGTTGCTAAAAAAGGGCCCCCCTCACACTTAGGATGCACCTCACAATGCAAAAACTGGTCTGATCGATCTAACACTTGAACTTGTATTACATTAGGATCCCAACATACTAGAATTCTGCCCAAGGGAGCTTGAAGGTAATTATTCACAAAATTCCAATGGGGACAAATGTAACTTATTATTCTTGAAGCTGAGGCTTCCTTTATTTTATGCTCTAGCAAACCCAATAGTGATAACTTCTTGTTACTCAAAAAACATTTAACTTCCTTTTGTTTGATTGGATCGTTAAGACCCCTAATGTTCCAAAAACCAATGTTCAAAGGTTGCATAGACATAAAACAAATTACAAGCAGAACTAGGTAATTAAATGGCAGAAAATGGAAGTATTAGAGTACTGCCCTGACAAAAAGGATACCATTGAGTGAATTCCCTTATCTGATCAAGGAACAAGAGGATTGCTCCTAGCTTGCTTCCTCAGTCTTTTCAAGGCAGACCTGGAAAGTGCCTTATTTGCATCCAATGCAACAGTTGCCTTCTTAATTCCTTCAGGAGGATCAGGGGCTGGAGGAACTTTTATCTCAGAATTCTTTGGTACAATAGAATTCTGGCCATGTAAACCAGTGAATTTATGTGTGCTAGTGGACTCCACTTCCAGTGAGGCTACTGCCTCTGCCCCTTGATCGCTACTCACCACTCCTTCTAAAACTTCCAGTAACTCCTCCTCAGAATCACTAGAGTCCTCCCCATGTAATTGAGTAACAGAGGTATTAATTGGAGCGCTTGATTGCTGAGGTTCTGATGTTGTAGGATTGAGTACAAAGTCAATCAGCTGCCCTTGATTGGTGTATTCACAGCCAACCTTTTGTTTTCCATTACCCATTGTAGTCCAAATTTGTGAGTCGGGTTGATGTGGAAGAGAAGATGTGGAGGCTTCCTTAGCACATTTACTTGTGTGATGACCAAATACATGACATATATTACACATGGGGGGGAGGACTTGGTACTCAACAGGAATAACAACAGACTCTCCTTCAACAATGACTGTAACCTCATCAGGTAGAATTTGCTCAGCACTTACCTCAATGCAAATTCTAGCTtttgttgatttggtttgtaGTAGCCCTGGTTGTCTAGCTGTCTTGGCGGTGGCTTGATCTACATGCAGAGGTCTCCCAATTGTGCTAGCCACCCTACTCAAGCACTCCTGGTTCCAAAGCTCCAATGGCAGATCATGTAATTTCACCCAAGCTGGGATTTTGGTAGGCTGATCTCGAGCAGGCTTCATCATCCTGTGCCAATCCTTGAGGACAAGGTATTTTTGGGAGAAAAAGTAGGGGCCCCCTTCAAGGACTTGCATTTTAGCTTGTTCATCCTTGAATTCAAACAGATAGAATCCTGCCACATCAGGTTTGACAGCAACAAAAAGATCTTTCCATTGATTCCTCGCAGTGGAAACTATGAGGGGGTAGGCCATTTGTCCATCAAGAAAGTGCCCTACCAAGTACTTGTTCCATTTGCCCACATCAATCGATTCAATGTCTATTTCCACCAGAGCTTCTTTTCCTCTTTGCAGGTCTGGAAAATACTCCAATTTCATGTCCATAGAAGGGCTCTGTGACTGAAGGAGCGAAGCCCAGTATTTG
Coding sequences:
- the LOC131323743 gene encoding uncharacterized protein LOC131323743, which encodes MKLEYFPDLQRGKEALVEIDIESIDVGKWNKYLVGHFLDGQMAYPLIVSTARNQWKDLFVAVKPDVAGFYLFEFKDEQAKMQVLEGGPYFFSQKYLVLKDWHRMMKPARDQPTKIPAWVKLHDLPLELWNQECLSRVASTIGRPLHVDQATAKTARQPGLLQTKSTKARICIEVSAEQILPDEVTVIVEGESVVIPVEYQVLPPMCNICHVFGHHTSKCAKEASTSSLPHQPDSQIWTTMGNGKQKVGCEYTNQGQLIDFVLNPTTSEPQQSSAPINTSVTQLHGEDSSDSEEELLEVLEGVVSSDQGAEAVASLEVESTSTHKFTGLHGQNSIVPKNSEIKVPPAPDPPEGIKKATVALDANKALSRGLNDPIKQKEVKCFLSNKKLSLLGLLEHKIKEASASRIISYICPHWNFVNNYLQAPLGRILVCWDPNVIQVQVLDRSDQFLHCEVHPKCEGGPFLATFVYGGNSYLSRQTLWSSLQQLNSSSPWIVLGDFNAIRFPNEKVGGITNWPPHMNEFNRCLYALELDDLRFSGCFLTWTNRQDSAHFVSTKLDTVLVNEHWMKAYSSSSAHFLTPGISDHSPAIAYMIPNPKKSNKPFKFFDFLADHP